The window CGACTGAATGTTCATGAACGATAGTAAATATATAGAAAatctgttttttgtttgttattttacTCCAAACGTCTTCACTAAAATAGATGGATATCAACTGCAATCTCAATAAATGGACATGTTAGGAAGAAAGGAACTCTTTATTAGCAGTTTCAACAATTCCAGTGTAATgtagaacaacacattgcagtttgTGGTGAAGGGTGTCTGGTTACAGGAGTTACTTACACCTACCTGTCATGCCTTTCCTATTCAACAGGTCAATTTTTCCatttataaatatgtatttaacatgtttgtgtctatCACAATTGTGCTGGACTATAACTTGTTCATTTTAACTTGAATGTTGTGTGCAGATTCAATCTCTAAAACCACCACCATCCATCAAAGTGCATAACTGAAGGAATACTGAGATTACTGTATACTCATATAAACAAACACTGGTCACAAAACATGAAGGAGGGACAAGTCACAGCAATTACAATTTCCAAAGGCATTAGTCAGTTTGAATGGATACAGATATTATTATCTATACCATGGTTAAGCAACCAGCATCAAACATCAAAATGTACAAATTTGCAAACCAAGTAAAGCATGCAACAGGAATATCTTTTTttgatattattatattatcatACATTCATAAAGCATGGGTCTGTCATGACCATATGATATGTACACATTCAATATATTACATCTCTATATTGAGATAACCGTTTGTGGTGTGAGAGTGTCACATGTCACTGTATCAAGGGAGATTACGCTGGTCTGGTGTCAGTGTCCGGTGTAGCCAGTCTACAGGTGTCTATTCAGGGTCCCGCTCCtgactctctgtgtgtctccggCTGGTGCGTTTGGGCTGCTGCGTCTGAAGGCCCAGCTGCTCCCAGTAGGACTGGCAGTACTGGTGGATGAGCCTGATCTCAGGCTGGGAGGGGTCTGTGAACAGCGGCTCAGGgtcagggggggcagggtggcggGGCTGCTGGTGGTCCTGGCTCCTGCTGCCTGGGGCAGTGTTGGTGCTGAGCTCGTCGTCAGGGGAGGTGAGGGCCACCACGATGTCTCGGTCCAGAATGCGCAGAGCCACGCGTGCCACCGTGTGTTTGAAGTTGTTCTCCGTGGCCAGGCAGTGGTACAGGCCGCCGTCTGATTGGGTGAGAGACTTAAGCAGGATTCCCTGATTAGTCTTCAGGACTCCATCCCGGTTGAGctgaaaggaggagaaagaccgtcagtaaatatatatttttgggtgGCATTTCTGCCTTTATTATTTAGGTATGCCAGAGCTACTGTGTTTAGAGAGGACATGAGTGGAGAGGCCGCCATGGTGAGACCTTGGCCTACATGGTGCGCGCATTAGCCCTGTGAGCCACCAGGGGCACAGAAGAAATATGTGTATTCAAACAATCCCTCTGTTGTAGTCTTGTTCTCCTCACCactttcctccttccttctctctggaAGAGCCACTTGACTGTGGCCTGGGGCGAGCGAGGCTGACACTCCAGGAACGTgctgctcccctccaccccaaacTGCACGGTTTCCCTCAGGCGCCTCTCCACTGCAGGAAacagggcaggaaggagggggcGGAACACACAATGAGCTTCTCGAATCTTGTGCACACGTGTTTACCGACATGGCGTTCAAACAGAGCTTGGCAAACCTTTAGCGTTGAAGCCTCTGCACTGTCTTAGTGGATCTCCATGTTTCACATCCTgccttctgctcctcctgaaGGACAGGGAAAGGACAAACCTTTGAGCAACTTTTCACAACGGCTGAGGGGTTTTAACACCCtactgtggtgtggtgtggtgtctaGTGGTGTGTCTAGTGGTGTTCCTGGTGGTCCTGACCTCTtggtggagggggtgaaggCTGAGCAGGTCTCCCCGTCCCAGGCACAGTAGGGGTCCCTGGCCAGACAGCAGTCAGAGCAGGCCTTACCATACACACCACAGCGGTGTAGGGATACCTGGGTGAGGCCTGCCTCTGAGGATACATAGAGCTGTTGCTATGGAGACAAAAGGAAAACAAGAGATCAAGTTTTTGTGGGAATCAGTAGCGTTTCATGACTAACGAAGACAATAAAAACGAATCTCACCCGTTTGGAAGATATCTTCATAGTTTTGACTGGAGCGTGTGTCTGTAATCAAATGTATTGTTTTCTCATCTTTAAATCACAAGAGTACCAATTACAAGGACATTATAGGAGTGTATGGAAAACATAATGAATACCCTGGCTTACCCTGAAAACCTCAACCTCCTCCAGAGTCAGCTCCTCCCTGGTGCTTGGGTCCTTGGGCAACACTATGATTTTCTGGACAGTACCTCGATCTGAAGTGAAGCATTCcaatattgtttattttcaccTTATTTTGACTTCTACAGTCCCTAACTCATAATCATTCAACAAAAAAAGCCCTGGGCCGGTCTTTTACCTGTTCCCAGGAACAGCACCTCGTAGCGGCCATCCACAGCATCCACCTGGTCCACCACCAGGGCAGTGAAGCGGTAGTCCACCCCAGTACGAACCACCAGAGGACGCCGATGGACTGGGTACACAGGATGGTACATGAGGGGGTGGGCTCGGATGAAGTTGACTGCCTCGTCAGAGAAATCTTTCGAGGAACGAAGGCCTGGGGTAAATGTTCCCCCTGGACACTTGGGACCggagagggagagtaggagTCAGTAAAtgaagagagaatagagagaggggggaggggaaaggttaAACAGTTGAGAGACTGCAACTTACTGTCCCGGGTCGAGGGTAGGGAATCTTGCCAGTATAGGCTGTCCATTGGTAATTGTGTCCATGTTTGTGAGAGAATGGTCCGTTGAAGACATTGCGGATGTCAGCCATCGAGTACACACAGACTGCAGAGCCCTTGAACACCGAGCTGGGAGAGACAGCAACAGGTCGATGATAAACGAGTAAAAACACAGGAAAGGCAAGAACAGAAGCAACACTCAGATCAGAGTTGGTCTGGCACAGATGTATGAAGAACATCTTAATGAGATGGAGACAGGTGGCCTGCATTCAGACCTTACCCAGCCGTGGTAAAGAGGCCATACACCACAGGATTCCGCTCATCTTGAGAAGGCTGGATAAACACATCCCCTAGAAGAATGGAGACAAACAGGTGAATGCTATCCTGGTATCAACTAAATAAGGGAAACAGTGCTGTAGTCAACATCTTTTGAAGTCCCTTACTCAATTCATCGAATAAGGTCTCCACTCCATCCTCTCCAATCACAGAGCAGACAAGGCGTGCTTTCAGGAAGGTGGTCCACTTGTTGACTAGGGACTTCTGGCCACCCTCATCATTCTGGAAACAAAAACCAAAGTCCTTAACTGATGACCAGCTTCACGAAGACTCTGAGTGTGAGGGTGTGACGTCTCACCAGACACACGCGCCCCACCCTGGCCAGAACACTGGGGCTCGCCCCTCCACTGGAGTCTAGGCTCTTCTCACGGAAGAAGAAGTAGAGCTTGTCATCATTCCTCTCTGCACTGTCCTTGATCTGGTGGATCTGGACGAACACAGGctctgaaaagagagagagagagcgagagagagagagagagcgagagagagagagagagagagagagagagggggggggggggggggagggggggagggggtagtgtcaggaagagagacatagagagagggagagtgagaaaaagtatgagtgagagaaagagaaagacgtAAAGAGAGGTGATAAAATATGCTTTCGTTGTCACCATGCTATAAGAGTGGCAGTACAGTAACTCACCATTCAGCCATCTGGAGTCATactgctctgtcctgactgcTGCTCTCCCGCCCATGGTCCTGAACAGGGCTGCATCTGTGCCCATGAAGTCAACATGCACCCCAGCATACAGATTGCCATCTTTgacagggacagaaagagacaggcgTTCAACAATACAGTGAGTTTAAGGATTTGAAGATGACAAAGAGTACAAAGTAAAACATACTGATCAGAGAGGCAATATTCTCCTGGTTGGGGTCATAGGAACATTTGCCTTTCCCTGAGTCCACATACCCAGGAACCAGCCTGAATACGTAGTCCTACAATGAAAACGTTGAGAAATGATCAGTAAATTGAAGCAGCTTTGGTCATGGACTATATTTGGACAGGTGTGTCCTCACCTCAGCCTTCCAGCCTCGGTTGATGAAGGTACAGATGGGCTGATATGCTCCTGTCCCACAGGTGTACAGGTGGGTGCGGTTCCATGGTTCTATCAAACGCACAAAGTTGGCACACTCACCCTGCCATGTACAGgcagaaagaagagagacagtTAATGGATGAAGGCCTCATCCTTCTGTCAGACGAGCATTATGACAACAGAACATTCTGTCAATCCCAACTGCCAGGTAGAGGCTTCCTACCTGTCTTCCTTTTCCCGTCATCTGACACTCGCCCTTTCTCTTGGCAGAAGCTGGCCAATGGATCTGCAGGACGAAACACAAAGCCACTGTTGATAGAGGCCTTTATACTTGACACCCTGCATTGTGAATGTTGTGTCAGCCTATACATCTAATGGTAGAATGTGTGTGGGTCGTACTATGAGGGGCTCCTTGTTGACATTGTGCATGTCCAGAGCCACCAGGTACTCCCGGCTGCCCAGGTAGAGACGGCCTTGGTCCTGGTCCATGTGCAGGATCCTGTAGTCGCTGGtgttgaaggagaaggagaagggacgAGCAGCCCGTGTGTCCAGAAGTTCTGGgagggatgcacacacacacagacgcacatgaAAACATTTTAGTTGTGAAATATTTGAGCTGAATGTAGCAAATGTGATCTTCAGTACATCTTTCTCGTCAGCAGGGGGAGCTGTTGTACTTCCTGTCTGGTATCTACAGGGAAATGTGGTCAGCGTCCTTGTAAAAATGGTTGATTTCATACTTGGCTGAACTTGCCTCCCCCAGACCAACAAATATCTATGTCATTGGCTAAATTTAACTTTTCTCAGACCATTTCCCACCAGGAGACACGCTTTTAAGACCTTAATATTTAATAGTTCAAACCCTCTGATTGACTTTATGGCATTGCATGGAGAATGGAGTCTTAATGCAAGTCCCTTACGACACACTAGGTTGAATTCACATACAGAAAAACATTCTAAATTCTTTACATTATAAAGGGGAATACCGTGTCAAAAGGGTCTAAAACGCAACGTTTAAATCTTATTAGGCTAGAATCTTGTTCAGTGAAGGTTGACCCTCCATGGTTTCACACTGCATTTCAAAGTGTTGTCTGTTTGTTCATATTAAACACAGGGCAGTTCTCAGCTGACTGTGAGATGCTCTCTGGAAGTGACAGTTTTAGTCAGTCACTCATTTAGCCTCTTCAGTTTTGGATCTAATCATTCATGACACACAGGCCACAAACACAACCACTTACCTATCCATTGGGCTAAATATGAGCAAACCCTTCTGCCTTGTGTCCAACTCTACACTCATTCCACATGGTACCGCCATATTGGACATATTGTAGAATGTCTGACTCATGGCAGTTGGCACAGGCTTGTGAATAACAACAAGCTTTCACATATGGACAGAGACCTGAGACTGGCTGGAGAAGAAACATCTTTATTTACATCAAAGTACTTGTTATCTTCTCCTAAGGTGACTGTTTCTGTGAACCATTTGTGGATACTATTAACAGGATGCAGTCAATGTGCCTGCTAAAATAAGCAGCAGAATCGGATCTCCGGCCTGAGAGGGATGGGGTCTTGAGAGGCTGGGCAAGGTCCGGTTCTGTTGCTCAGAGGTAAACACAGGATAACAAGGCCCCGGTAGGGCAAAGTGGACTCAAGGCACAAGCTAAAACTAGCAACACTCCACCCATCATCATGctcccatcatcctcctcaACAACAATGTGTTGGAAGTGTCTGATAAACACAGTCCTACCTTCCCTCAGCATCAGTACAGCACTGTCATGTCATTATGCCAGGAAGAAAATGGTTCAGATATTGATATGTCAAAAACAGTTAACGGATGtaggacacagacacagctcCTTATCTACTGTGATCACCTGTAtggtccagtctctctctctctctctctctctctctctctctctctctctctctctctctctctctctctctctctctctctctctctctctctctctctctctctctctctctctctctctctctctctctcctctctctctctctctctctctctctctctctctctctctctcacccactcacTCTCGCGATCAGGCAGGGGCCACAGGCATTTTCATAAGCGTCACAtgaccctcttcccctccccaaaACCCCTCATCCACAGGCGCCTTTGGAACAAAGAGTGTCCCTGTCCCAAACAATGAACAATTAATCCTTGGAATGGCAGAAAACAGAGAGCAGGGGAGCAAGTCCAAGGTTCCACCCATTCTTGGAAACGAGGACTGGATCATTGTGATTGAGGACTGGGGGTGTTTGACCACCAATATCAGCTAAATGTTTGTGCGACAAGCTCATTTGATTTTAATGAGACACTCTAAACACCAACTTTTCAGCATAATGTCACTCTATTCTAATTCCCTCTGGTCCAATTATAACAATCCTAAGAGCCAAACAACTGTACTTCTATGCATGACCATGTGCGAACAGGAACGAGGGTTGTAGTTGAAGAACATGTTCAACCATCCTGAACCCAACTCTACAGTGTTTGGTGTATCTGTACTGTAACCGAGGTTGTTGATGCTGTATTTAGTCTGAATGTAGTGTCACAAAGTTTTGctcctgacccttgaccctaatCTTAATGCTTATTGTAATACCTAGACTACTGTTGACACAAAAAGATGTGATTAGAGGGGCGTACTAACTATTCACCTCATAGTCACAAGGTATCAAGGTAACGTTACCCTTCTCTTCTCATCAGCAATACTATAATTGTTATTAAATACTAACTAAAGTATTTAATAACAAGCAAAAGATTGATCAAGCAAAACATTTACCTTAATATTCTCCTTCTTGCAAGATATGTATACAATTGCTAGTTAAAACTGACCACGTTCACGTTGTGTATCAAATAATGTGTGTGACTAAATTGAGACATTAAAAATCTTCATCTGGGATGACAGAAAAGGACCTGTACCTGTCTTCAGGTCTCATGTTTAAATATGGAAGACATTCCAAAATGCCTGATTGATACCTTAAGTTCCAATCTTCCATTACCACAGGTATTACATTGAGTCATGggagtgtgcatgcgtgcatgctGAGGTGTTCACACATCTGAGACTGGGGGAGTGACTAGTACACGGAGAATAACTATAATCATTCAGTAGCGTTTTGATCTAAGCCATCATCCAGGTATTTGCAAGAGGATCCAGAACAATTACAGCTAATGACACTAGGAGGAGGCAGAATGGGAAGATCCCACATTGAAATAATTGTCTttagtgttgtttttgttcCTGCCTGCCTTCACATTTCTAAATTGTTCCTTTAtagaatcttttttttctgaTTAACCTGTATTTTCTTTACTCTTTTTTAGTTGACAAAAATGTTCTTATCATATAAACATGTAAAGCAATTAAATAAAGTGTTACTGTAGAGCAACAGTTGTGGGGGTCAAGTCCCTCGTGGAGGGCATTGTGAAGCACCCCTACCCAACACATCCACCTTTTGTTTGCTGTTTAACAGTGGGCAGGAACTACACTCTTTAGATACATATAAAGAGGAAAcataagctgtgtgtgtatgtgtgtgtgcgtgcatgtattTATTTCTAGTCACACTAGCTTCCTAGTGTGCTTATGTGTGCTCACTACTTAGCTACAGCAAAAAACACTGACTAAAAGGATAACAATAGAACCACACTGGGCTGTTAAGACGATTCCAGCTGACAGATGAGCCACATGTGTCAGTGGCTTACCTTTGAAGGCCAGGCGGACCCGTGGAGCAGAGTGCTGGAGGCCTGTGgtactgcaaacacacaaacccaacAGGAGGAGTAGGGTCCCAGGTGCTGTCATGGCAACATCCATTCAGGTAGCCCACGGAGATCTAGGTAGAAAGGAAAGGGTAAATATAAATTAGACATTGATAAAGATAAACCTGCAAACGACATTGCATGTGTAATGAGAATGAGGCCCACAGAACTAATAGAAAACAGAGAGCACATGCTGTTTATaaagagcaggcagacagaggagaCTCAGATCTCCAGATGATCTATCTAGATAAGTACTGACTAGTGGAGAGAAAATATCAGCCATTGTGGCCAAGACAACATCTACTCAAGAGCCTGATTTTGAAATAAATTGTTTCTAAACCTGGCAGCCTGACCAAGACCATGGGCACCTGTATAAAAGCCAGTTATACAAAACCCCACTGTGGTTACCCATTTGGGACCTAGGTTTGCACACTGGATTTGAATAGAAAGTAACTGAGACACAATGGACTAAATGTACTCTTCATGCATCATTGAAATGTATAGGGCGGCCACTAGAAACTGTTTCTTTGGGTACCTAAACTATTTCTGACGGTTTAGGAGTGTTGGCAGGTAGCAAACTGTTATACTTTAACCCAAGCATTCATTATGTATACTGCACTTTGCTGTAGAGGATATTGCATGAATTATGAATACTAAAAGCTGAGTCCATAACGTCCATTAAATTGTCTTCCCAAAGGTGCGCTTATCCCACGTGCCCAAAATTGCACTTTATTTTCCGAGTTTGCTGTAAATCCATAACGAAAATGTTAAATTTATATTCGTGAACTAATACATGTTGTGAACCTCAAATCATCTGAACAAGAGGCAAACAACAAGATTAAGATGAAAATTATATTGTCGTTGAGGTTTCGTTTCAGTGCATTAGGAGAAATCTGCGGTCTAGATCTTTCACAAACATCAAGTTTAGTGATCGGTGAAAGCAACTTTATAAAACAGCGCGAGATGATTCCGGGTTGCAAAATATAATTACTTCGCCCGCGTTCGGTGAATACGGAGCACGTAGCCTAATGCTGAACTGTTTCTAAAGACAGGCGAGTGCCTACCTTTATCTTTTTTTGGAACCCACTGAAAGAGACACGAAACTCACATAATAAGATGTTATCGGTACATTCCTCGGAGTTCCAAGGTTGGATGTTAATACTCAAGTTCCTCAAGAAAACAATACAATCCCTTGGAATACGTGTCAATTGAAAAGCAGCTTGTCAAGTTCTATACCGCCATCTCGAATTCAAAGAAATTGAATTGCAGTTGCATTTTAAACTTGATCTTCTGATCTCATTGCCCCAAACCATCTGATGTACAGACAAAAATGTAGGTCCATATGTCCTTTCATGTGGGTCTGGTTCAGTAAACGTCTACGGATGAAGTGAGTGCAGGTGTTGGGTTGGCTATCTGCCCctggcttcctctcctccctctcatcatCAGCTGATTAACCCACTTGATGCTGGTGTGTCTGATTATAGCAGGTGACACAAAAGTAAATTATTATTgagaagtacatttacaaaataaaaatatcttGCCTGGTTTCGTAAAATAAAAAGATAGGCAAACATACTTTTTTCCTACATGACAGTAGATTCtcatgtaaaaaataaagtaaATTCAGATGTCAAACCAAATGGGGACCCAGTATTGTGTCCTGACAGATGTCTCTATTGAGATACCTCCACAGGAGAGTGAGAAAAGCGTAAAAGATTCCTCAGATTCCTCCTCAGACGACTCTTGGGCTCACGACAACGACCACAAAGTAACCAGGAGGGGGGACCTCATGGAGAAGACATCCATTCTTTTATTCGACTTTGAAATCAACTGCATTCCCCTCACTTCATCACTGGCTTTGTGGTAAGCGCTGACGCAGTAGGCACTTAAAGAACAAAAAAGGCATGGGAATGGCTCTTGTACACcataaaactaaaacaaacacaGTGAACAGACTGAGTCAGTCACTGCCAGGAAGGTGAAATGTCAGAGGAGGTTTGTTAGAGCCAAGCAAATCATTAGCGCTTACATTATTGTTATACTCTTACAAAGATGGAGTCTTATCCCAATGTGGTATAGTAAGATATCCTCAGAGGTATATGGACAACATGGGCATACGACATTGACCGCTTACATTGATTGGGGGGTTCAGCAGCTCTTCTGCAGTGTTGAGAGGACATCCAGGTTGAGAGTGGACATAGTCTTTGTTTTCTTGCCCTGTGGGAGACGTCCTTCCCTTTTCCAACTTAGGAAGTGAGTCATGAGTCAGTGCTGAGGTTAGGTTTCCGTGAGCCGCTCAGAGTGGCCATGGACATCATAACACTGACCAGCTCCCACTGTTTTAGAAGTACCACCAACGTCACTGAGACCTCTGATAGGACTTTCAATGGCCTTATCTGCCGACCCACCCACTATGACCTAAACTCACAGATGAGATAGTGTAGCGTCACCACAGTTCACACTGGAACAGAGGTTTTGCCCCACTGAAACACATGTTCTCCACAGGAAGGATGGTAGTCTTGCACACATGTTaacatgtaggctatgtgtcATTGTGTTGATGTCTTGTCTAGAGCCAGTAAAGCCTGAAAGCCAAGGCTGGTCTATGTCTGGACCTCCTGCTCTCATCTTTAGTTGGTGCAGTAGGAATCCCTGTAAGACAACTGAAAGCCTTTAGCAGAATCCCTGACCTGCAGACACATCAATCACAGCAGCATCTCCTAAAACAAGGGCCTGGCCCCAGGGGAATAAGAATAACCTGTCATTGGATCTAGTGGTTGTAAAATCATTATAATAATGCTGCACCGTAAAAGATCAGTATAAAAGAGAAATGATCTCGTTAGCACAGAATTTGTCATCATAAAGGGAAAAAAGGAAAATCTTAGTTTAAGAAAGGAAAACAGGTGCTTTATCTGACATGCATGAACTTCACACACCATTGAATATCAAAGGAGAACAAGTTATGAAAACATCTTCAACATGAAAAGCAGAGCATACGTGGCGCCCATTCCAGTTGGAACTTGCTTGTTCTGTAGTG of the Hypomesus transpacificus isolate Combined female chromosome 18, fHypTra1, whole genome shotgun sequence genome contains:
- the LOC124480152 gene encoding semaphorin-3F-like, whose product is MDVAMTAPGTLLLLLGLCVCSTTGLQHSAPRVRLAFKELLDTRAARPFSFSFNTSDYRILHMDQDQGRLYLGSREYLVALDMHNVNKEPLIIHWPASAKRKGECQMTGKGRQGECANFVRLIEPWNRTHLYTCGTGAYQPICTFINRGWKAEDYVFRLVPGYVDSGKGKCSYDPNQENIASLINGNLYAGVHVDFMGTDAALFRTMGGRAAVRTEQYDSRWLNEPVFVQIHQIKDSAERNDDKLYFFFREKSLDSSGGASPSVLARVGRVCLNDEGGQKSLVNKWTTFLKARLVCSVIGEDGVETLFDELRDVFIQPSQDERNPVVYGLFTTAGSVFKGSAVCVYSMADIRNVFNGPFSHKHGHNYQWTAYTGKIPYPRPGTCPGGTFTPGLRSSKDFSDEAVNFIRAHPLMYHPVYPVHRRPLVVRTGVDYRFTALVVDQVDAVDGRYEVLFLGTDRGTVQKIIVLPKDPSTREELTLEEVEVFRTHAPVKTMKISSKRQQLYVSSEAGLTQVSLHRCGVYGKACSDCCLARDPYCAWDGETCSAFTPSTKRRSRRQDVKHGDPLRQCRGFNAKVERRLRETVQFGVEGSSTFLECQPRSPQATVKWLFQREGRRKVLNRDGVLKTNQGILLKSLTQSDGGLYHCLATENNFKHTVARVALRILDRDIVVALTSPDDELSTNTAPGSRSQDHQQPRHPAPPDPEPLFTDPSQPEIRLIHQYCQSYWEQLGLQTQQPKRTSRRHTESQERDPE